Proteins from a genomic interval of Chelonoidis abingdonii isolate Lonesome George chromosome 7, CheloAbing_2.0, whole genome shotgun sequence:
- the CCDC17 gene encoding coiled-coil domain-containing protein 17 isoform X2, whose product MMTLRIFRCPSCDMGFRSKHLLDKHVEKFCIGHQVAGNPSALNARYQEQQGLQGKKMPKNTETPDHKQRQLSDPQVRRVHLGQQPRDFLSDHERNLLAGSERKGSPSDSRALRKLTEEFHKLRMSLEDTVPTLQPLKPEEDASRQISHRQGYRERLQEIAKAHEHQMASIQARNQHLEQQGEEICRRLSELAASNSSRAHIEQLLLELKAQEAKNQLALDALRDQIGLMQAADARSRLEPDSYTNAARTAEKAAGKVSISLIPFPLAAGPLSSEIRALHLAYLQGGGSDPAVLAQMYDLQVEATALERAAGRQEHKERKKKHQAAGAGPRGLDTELLAVELENQRLEDELFKLKMQRDKRRADDGTLDKELAEQQRAHVMEMAQLHAEVGMLRREAERMQPRRAGRRSLPMLPPPVAPPLPPPPPLPLPGLRELPFMDRMGPQTHLSRHLLDPPDALGPAPYDPAAGFVIFYDFLLGLDPTFSQVCLVAGLYRNGQKMGKPTPLPVTYCQMDQSLPYVVDGQRGNSAILSAKQPVPRVRPSTSIALVMELQASGGFDAYGQEIQRLASRGWAKIHLFDQLHQLISGRWKIPVRLLPVQPGLTTEQLNGTPQAGKTELYLRVVNARDADLQSMAEIDPGNAAMYQYPPTVSSRTAAPAGSLPTQRPFHPAPTSLYLSAAPYAGFVDPPPIQVQPIQHQTSQRHGGAALRGGKLMEAQERRAQPQQGDPRNDDDAGKRLGFIIDQVKGAPLGDGVLRLTGYHQKTGQVISTRNAGMTCYTTPVRSNIKLGYFIFGEQEVTFLDLLPQEDMILIVRFYHWPSGGVAATPWDQGSGRQQQLLGTDEWLAAWAVLRLTKPAGSDVVRKGGLGAVTWNMGPHDLTLYHGPVPPAHMFSVLPEERQHKSFEPYGSASVRLHLFSDKKPEQPFPPESAVPLSQPWDWPWAAFIHHTRETPASEPFSAADGFDLYIDGARFLPDAVTVTKVTGRIFDSSYHQIGPDISTGIDLSSNIFEPLCSYSVEIRNPAVPPSAMLLLKLYSLDRFSSKLVLIGWAALNLFVESGTHRAPASDSQGIQVSLNEGAHQLRLYHSGPATDQPFSVGALTSAGRYVPCASLLVRLLKAPVDSSHQTLQRSLVPQADWVRLGLFQPRPDYSDGIYYSDSVVPTAGERCLYSAMGNRSAVLVREIVPQLAGNKGLELNTDEEISAWINEKLTRMTDSSPQPFNLTYVSRYLPTYGIKFAVDGAKNLPWSGLTVAHFCFNPPGAFYFGRPWLKYDRPVFVEELDLDSYQRWPVWLDGFKSFPQRIYNEYLTVIIHLYEVLVNAEPDTLGKEAATRPVPKGIMRKECERLRCVLGREAWAVLQVFSSGYCNTDVYQLPLYQGAPSQNIVISFSQGTCASVTQGLVDKKVGINQSYLPKEGIEFYKEPPGGAKVTDLMPQEKAETQQEARLLILDHI is encoded by the exons ATGATGACCCTGAGGATTTTCCGCTGCCCAAGTTGCGACATGGGCTtccgctccaagcacctgctggACAAGCATGTGGAGAAGTTCTGCATTGGCCATCAGGTAGCAGGCAACCCCTCTGCTCTCAATGCCAGATaccaggagcagcagggcctgCAGGGGAAgaagatgcccaagaacacagagACTCCAGACCATAAG CAGCGGCAGCTGAGCGACCCGCAGGTGAGGAGAGTCCATCTGGGACAGCAGCCACGGGACTTCCTGAGTGACCACGAGAGGAACCTTCTCGCAGGCTCTGAGCGTAAAGGGAGCCCCTCAGACAGCCGGGCCTTGaggaagctgactgaggag TTCCACAAACTGAGGATGTCTCTGGAGGACACTGTCCCTACTCTCCAGCCCTTGAAGCCAGAG GAGGATGCCAGCCGTCAGATTTCCCACCGGCAGGGGTACAGGGAGCGGCTGCAGGAGATAGCAAAGGCGCACGAGCACCAGATGGCTTCTATCCAGGCCAGGAACCAGCAtctggagcagcagggagagg AAATCTGCAGGCGCCTGTCGGAACTGGCAGCCAGCAACTCTTCCAGGGCGCACAtcgagcagctgctgctggagctgaagGCCCAGGAGGCAAAGAACCAGCTGGCGCTGGATGCTCTGAGAGACCAGATTGGGCTCATGCAGGCTGCAGACGCGAG AAGCAGATTGGAGCCAGACAGCTATACCAACGCAGCCAGGACCGCGGAGAAGGCGGCTGGGAAGGTCTCCATCAGTCTCATCCCATTCCCTCTGGCTGCCGGGCCCCTCTCCTCGGAAATCAG AGCCCTGCACCTGGCCTACCTGCAGGGCGGAGGGAGTGACCCTGCCGTTCTGGCGCAGATGTACGACCTGCAGGTGGAGGCCACGGCGCTGGAGAGGGCGGCTGGGAGGCAGGAACACAAGGAGCGGAAGAAGA AACACCAGGCTGCTGGCGCTGGCCCCCGGGGCCTGGACACAGAGCTGCTGGCTGTGGAGCTGGAGAATCAGCGGCTGGAGGATGAGCTTTTTAAGCTGAAGATGCAGAGGGATAAGAGGAGGGCGGATGACG gcactCTGGACAAAGAGCTGGCAGAGCAGCAGCGGGCGCACGTGATGGAGATGGCTCAGCTGCATGCCGAGGTCGGGATGCTGAGACGTGAGGCAGAGAGGATGCAGCCACGACGGGCTGGGAGGAGGTCACTACCCATGCTCCCGCCGCCGGTGGCCCCGCCCCTGCCACCTCCCCCGCCCCTGCCTCTGCCAGGCCTGCGGGAACTCCCCTTCATG GACCGAATGGGACCTCAGACCCATCTCAGCAGACACTTGCTGGACCCTCCCGATGCCCTGGGACCTGCTCCGTATGACCCAGC ggCCGGCTTTGTGATATTCTACGATTTCCTGCTGGGCTTGGACCCTACCTTCTCCCAGGTTTGCCTGGTGGCTGGGCTTTACCGTAATGGACAGAAGATGGGCAAGCCAACCCCTCTCCCTGTCACTTACTGCCAAATGGACCAGTCCCTACCGTATGTAGTAGATGGGCAGAGAGGCAACAGTGCAATCCTATCAGCTAAACAGCCAGTCCCAAG AGTCCGGCCCTCAACCTCCATCGCTCTGGTGATGGAGCTCCAGGCCTCTGGGGGCTTCGATGCCTACGGGCAGGAGATCCAGCGCCTGGCCTCCCGGGGATGGGCCAAAATCCACCTTTTTGACCAGCTCCACCAGCTGATCAGCGGGCGATGGAAGATTCCGGTCCGGTTGCTTCCGGTGCAGCCGGGCCTCACAACGGAACAGCTGAATGGGACCCCTCAG GCTGGCAAGACGGAGCTTTACCTTCGAGTGGTGAATGCAAGAGACGCCGACTTGCAGTCGATGGCCGAGATCGACCCTGGCAACGCTGCCATGTACCAGTACCCTCCCACG GTGTCCAGTCGCACAGCGGCCCCTGCAGGCAGCCTTCCAACCCAACGCCCtttccaccctgcccccaccagcctgTACCTTTCTGCTGCTCCTTACGCTGGCTTTGTTGACCCACCTCCTATTCAGGTGCAGCCCATCCAGCACCAAACTAGTCAAAG GCATGGTGGAGCAGCCCTTCGGGGCGGGAAGTTGATGGAGGCCCAGGAACGCAGGGCGCAGCCCCAGCAGGGAGACCCCAGGAATGATGACGATGCAGGGAAGAGGTTGGGGTTCATCATAGACCAGGTGAAAGGCGCCCCGCTGGGCGACGGGGTCCTCAGGCTGACCGGCTATCACCAGAAAACGGGGCAG gtGATCAGCACTAGGAACGCCGGGATGACCTGCTACACTACCCCTGTGAGATCCAACATTAAACTCGGCTACTTCATATTCGGGGAGCAGGAG gtgACTTTCCTGGACCTGCTGCCGCAGGAGGACATGATCCTGATTGTCCGCTTTTACCACTGGCCCAGTGGAGGGGTGGCTGCCACCCCATGGGACCAGGGgtcaggcaggcagcagcagctgctgggaactGATGAGTGGTTGGCTGCCTGGGCCGTCCTCAGACTGACCAAGCCTGCTGGATCCG ATGTGGTGAGAAAAGGGGGCCTAGGAGCAGTGACCTGGAACATGGGGCCCCATGATCTGACCCTGTATCATGGCCCTGTGCCTCCTGCCCATATGTTTTCAGTCCTG CCCGAGGAGCGGCAGCACAAGAGCTTCGAGCCATACGGCAGTGCCAGCGTGAGGCTGCACCTGTTCAGCGACAAGAAGCCGGAGCAGCCTTTCCCCCCCGAGTCGGCAGTCCCTCTCAGCCAGCCGTGGGACTGGCCCTGG GCAGCGTTCATCCATCACACCAGAGAGACGCCCGCCTCGGAGCCCTTCAGCGCCGCAGACGGCTTCGACCTGTACATCGACGGGGCCCGGTTCCTGCCCGATGCCGTCACCGTCACTAAGGTCACTGGCCGAATCTTTGACAGCAGCTACCACCA AATTGGGCCGGATATTTCCACCGGCATTGATTTGAGCAGCAATATCTTCGAGCCACTCTGCAGCTATAGCGTGGAGATCCGGAATCCAGCTGTGCCGCCCTCTGCTATGCTCTTGCTAAAG CTCTACTCCCTGGATCGGTTCAGTTCCAAGCTCGTCCTAATTGGctgggcagctctcaatctcttTGTGGAATCtgggacacacagagcccctgcttCAGATTCCCAGGGGATCCAG GTCTCTCTGAACGAGGGTGCCCACCAGCTTCGCCTTTACCACAGTGGTCCTGCCACGGACCAGCCGTTCTCTGTCGGTGCCCTTACCTCTGCAGGACG GTACGTCCCATGTGCCAGCCTGCTAGTCAGGCTGCTCAAAGCCCCCGTGGACTCCAGCCATCAAACCCTGCAGAGAAGCCTGGTTCCCCAGGCGGACTGGGTCAGACTCGGCCTCTTCCAGCCCAGGCCTGACTATTCAGACGGGATCTATTATTCAGACTCGGTCGTGCCCACCGCCGGAGAGAGGTGCCTCTACAGCGCCATGGGAAACAG GTCTGCAGTGCTAGTTCGGGAGATTGTCCCTCAGCTTGCAGGAAACAAAGGCCTGGAGCTGAATACAGATGAGGAGATCTCTGCTTGGATCAACGAGAAACTGACCAGGATGACGGACAGCAGCCCTCAGCCTTTCAACCTCACCTATGTTTCTCGATACCTCCCTACGTACGGCATTAAG TTTGCCGTGGATGGTGCCAAGAATCTACCCTGGTCTGGTTTGACAGTGGCTCATTTCTGCTTCAATCCCCCTGGGGCCTTTTACTTTGGGAGACCCTGGCTAAAATATGATCGTCCTGTCTTTGTGGAGGAGCTTGACCTTGACAGCTACCAGCGATGGCCTGTGTGGCTGGATGGATTCAAG TCCTTTCCTCAGAGGATTTACAATGAGTATCTAACGGTGATTATCCACCTGTACGAAGTCCTGGTGaatgctgagccagacactctggGCAAAGAGGCAGCCACCAGGCCTGTGCCGAAAGGGATCATGAGGAAAGAGTGCGAAAGGCTGCGCTGCGTACTGGGGAGGGAAGCGTGGGCTGTTCTCCAAGTGTTCTCTAGTGGCTACTGCAACACTGATGTTTATCAGCTGCCTCTGTACCAGGGAGCTCCGAGCCAG AACATTGTGATCTCCTTCTCCCAAGGGACGTGTGCCAGCGTTACGCAGGGGCTGGTGGACAAGAAAGTG GGTATCAATCAGTCCTACCTCCCCAAGGAAGGCATAGAGTTTTACAAGGAGCCGCCAGGTGGTGCTAAAGTTACAGATCTGATGCCACAGGAGAAGGCAGAAACCCAGCAAGAG
- the CCDC17 gene encoding coiled-coil domain-containing protein 17 isoform X1: MMTLRIFRCPSCDMGFRSKHLLDKHVEKFCIGHQVAGNPSALNARYQEQQGLQGKKMPKNTETPDHKQRQLSDPQVRRVHLGQQPRDFLSDHERNLLAGSERKGSPSDSRALRKLTEEFHKLRMSLEDTVPTLQPLKPEEDASRQISHRQGYRERLQEIAKAHEHQMASIQARNQHLEQQGEEICRRLSELAASNSSRAHIEQLLLELKAQEAKNQLALDALRDQIGLMQAADARSRLEPDSYTNAARTAEKAAGKVSISLIPFPLAAGPLSSEIRALHLAYLQGGGSDPAVLAQMYDLQVEATALERAAGRQEHKERKKKHQAAGAGPRGLDTELLAVELENQRLEDELFKLKMQRDKRRADDGTLDKELAEQQRAHVMEMAQLHAEVGMLRREAERMQPRRAGRRSLPMLPPPVAPPLPPPPPLPLPGLRELPFMDRMGPQTHLSRHLLDPPDALGPAPYDPAAGFVIFYDFLLGLDPTFSQVCLVAGLYRNGQKMGKPTPLPVTYCQMDQSLPYVVDGQRGNSAILSAKQPVPRVRPSTSIALVMELQASGGFDAYGQEIQRLASRGWAKIHLFDQLHQLISGRWKIPVRLLPVQPGLTTEQLNGTPQAGKTELYLRVVNARDADLQSMAEIDPGNAAMYQYPPTVSSRTAAPAGSLPTQRPFHPAPTSLYLSAAPYAGFVDPPPIQVQPIQHQTSQRHGGAALRGGKLMEAQERRAQPQQGDPRNDDDAGKRLGFIIDQVKGAPLGDGVLRLTGYHQKTGQVISTRNAGMTCYTTPVRSNIKLGYFIFGEQEVTFLDLLPQEDMILIVRFYHWPSGGVAATPWDQGSGRQQQLLGTDEWLAAWAVLRLTKPAGSDVVRKGGLGAVTWNMGPHDLTLYHGPVPPAHMFSVLPEERQHKSFEPYGSASVRLHLFSDKKPEQPFPPESAVPLSQPWDWPWAAFIHHTRETPASEPFSAADGFDLYIDGARFLPDAVTVTKVTGRIFDSSYHQIGPDISTGIDLSSNIFEPLCSYSVEIRNPAVPPSAMLLLKLYSLDRFSSKLVLIGWAALNLFVESGTHRAPASDSQGIQVSLNEGAHQLRLYHSGPATDQPFSVGALTSAGRYVPCASLLVRLLKAPVDSSHQTLQRSLVPQADWVRLGLFQPRPDYSDGIYYSDSVVPTAGERCLYSAMGNRSAVLVREIVPQLAGNKGLELNTDEEISAWINEKLTRMTDSSPQPFNLTYVSRYLPTYGIKFAVDGAKNLPWSGLTVAHFCFNPPGAFYFGRPWLKYDRPVFVEELDLDSYQRWPVWLDGFKSFPQRIYNEYLTVIIHLYEVLVNAEPDTLGKEAATRPVPKGIMRKECERLRCVLGREAWAVLQVFSSGYCNTDVYQLPLYQGAPSQNIVISFSQGTCASVTQGLVDKKVIQLVKGASVVVRIADGRRDEELSLPPKQGINQSYLPKEGIEFYKEPPGGAKVTDLMPQEKAETQQEARLLILDHI, from the exons ATGATGACCCTGAGGATTTTCCGCTGCCCAAGTTGCGACATGGGCTtccgctccaagcacctgctggACAAGCATGTGGAGAAGTTCTGCATTGGCCATCAGGTAGCAGGCAACCCCTCTGCTCTCAATGCCAGATaccaggagcagcagggcctgCAGGGGAAgaagatgcccaagaacacagagACTCCAGACCATAAG CAGCGGCAGCTGAGCGACCCGCAGGTGAGGAGAGTCCATCTGGGACAGCAGCCACGGGACTTCCTGAGTGACCACGAGAGGAACCTTCTCGCAGGCTCTGAGCGTAAAGGGAGCCCCTCAGACAGCCGGGCCTTGaggaagctgactgaggag TTCCACAAACTGAGGATGTCTCTGGAGGACACTGTCCCTACTCTCCAGCCCTTGAAGCCAGAG GAGGATGCCAGCCGTCAGATTTCCCACCGGCAGGGGTACAGGGAGCGGCTGCAGGAGATAGCAAAGGCGCACGAGCACCAGATGGCTTCTATCCAGGCCAGGAACCAGCAtctggagcagcagggagagg AAATCTGCAGGCGCCTGTCGGAACTGGCAGCCAGCAACTCTTCCAGGGCGCACAtcgagcagctgctgctggagctgaagGCCCAGGAGGCAAAGAACCAGCTGGCGCTGGATGCTCTGAGAGACCAGATTGGGCTCATGCAGGCTGCAGACGCGAG AAGCAGATTGGAGCCAGACAGCTATACCAACGCAGCCAGGACCGCGGAGAAGGCGGCTGGGAAGGTCTCCATCAGTCTCATCCCATTCCCTCTGGCTGCCGGGCCCCTCTCCTCGGAAATCAG AGCCCTGCACCTGGCCTACCTGCAGGGCGGAGGGAGTGACCCTGCCGTTCTGGCGCAGATGTACGACCTGCAGGTGGAGGCCACGGCGCTGGAGAGGGCGGCTGGGAGGCAGGAACACAAGGAGCGGAAGAAGA AACACCAGGCTGCTGGCGCTGGCCCCCGGGGCCTGGACACAGAGCTGCTGGCTGTGGAGCTGGAGAATCAGCGGCTGGAGGATGAGCTTTTTAAGCTGAAGATGCAGAGGGATAAGAGGAGGGCGGATGACG gcactCTGGACAAAGAGCTGGCAGAGCAGCAGCGGGCGCACGTGATGGAGATGGCTCAGCTGCATGCCGAGGTCGGGATGCTGAGACGTGAGGCAGAGAGGATGCAGCCACGACGGGCTGGGAGGAGGTCACTACCCATGCTCCCGCCGCCGGTGGCCCCGCCCCTGCCACCTCCCCCGCCCCTGCCTCTGCCAGGCCTGCGGGAACTCCCCTTCATG GACCGAATGGGACCTCAGACCCATCTCAGCAGACACTTGCTGGACCCTCCCGATGCCCTGGGACCTGCTCCGTATGACCCAGC ggCCGGCTTTGTGATATTCTACGATTTCCTGCTGGGCTTGGACCCTACCTTCTCCCAGGTTTGCCTGGTGGCTGGGCTTTACCGTAATGGACAGAAGATGGGCAAGCCAACCCCTCTCCCTGTCACTTACTGCCAAATGGACCAGTCCCTACCGTATGTAGTAGATGGGCAGAGAGGCAACAGTGCAATCCTATCAGCTAAACAGCCAGTCCCAAG AGTCCGGCCCTCAACCTCCATCGCTCTGGTGATGGAGCTCCAGGCCTCTGGGGGCTTCGATGCCTACGGGCAGGAGATCCAGCGCCTGGCCTCCCGGGGATGGGCCAAAATCCACCTTTTTGACCAGCTCCACCAGCTGATCAGCGGGCGATGGAAGATTCCGGTCCGGTTGCTTCCGGTGCAGCCGGGCCTCACAACGGAACAGCTGAATGGGACCCCTCAG GCTGGCAAGACGGAGCTTTACCTTCGAGTGGTGAATGCAAGAGACGCCGACTTGCAGTCGATGGCCGAGATCGACCCTGGCAACGCTGCCATGTACCAGTACCCTCCCACG GTGTCCAGTCGCACAGCGGCCCCTGCAGGCAGCCTTCCAACCCAACGCCCtttccaccctgcccccaccagcctgTACCTTTCTGCTGCTCCTTACGCTGGCTTTGTTGACCCACCTCCTATTCAGGTGCAGCCCATCCAGCACCAAACTAGTCAAAG GCATGGTGGAGCAGCCCTTCGGGGCGGGAAGTTGATGGAGGCCCAGGAACGCAGGGCGCAGCCCCAGCAGGGAGACCCCAGGAATGATGACGATGCAGGGAAGAGGTTGGGGTTCATCATAGACCAGGTGAAAGGCGCCCCGCTGGGCGACGGGGTCCTCAGGCTGACCGGCTATCACCAGAAAACGGGGCAG gtGATCAGCACTAGGAACGCCGGGATGACCTGCTACACTACCCCTGTGAGATCCAACATTAAACTCGGCTACTTCATATTCGGGGAGCAGGAG gtgACTTTCCTGGACCTGCTGCCGCAGGAGGACATGATCCTGATTGTCCGCTTTTACCACTGGCCCAGTGGAGGGGTGGCTGCCACCCCATGGGACCAGGGgtcaggcaggcagcagcagctgctgggaactGATGAGTGGTTGGCTGCCTGGGCCGTCCTCAGACTGACCAAGCCTGCTGGATCCG ATGTGGTGAGAAAAGGGGGCCTAGGAGCAGTGACCTGGAACATGGGGCCCCATGATCTGACCCTGTATCATGGCCCTGTGCCTCCTGCCCATATGTTTTCAGTCCTG CCCGAGGAGCGGCAGCACAAGAGCTTCGAGCCATACGGCAGTGCCAGCGTGAGGCTGCACCTGTTCAGCGACAAGAAGCCGGAGCAGCCTTTCCCCCCCGAGTCGGCAGTCCCTCTCAGCCAGCCGTGGGACTGGCCCTGG GCAGCGTTCATCCATCACACCAGAGAGACGCCCGCCTCGGAGCCCTTCAGCGCCGCAGACGGCTTCGACCTGTACATCGACGGGGCCCGGTTCCTGCCCGATGCCGTCACCGTCACTAAGGTCACTGGCCGAATCTTTGACAGCAGCTACCACCA AATTGGGCCGGATATTTCCACCGGCATTGATTTGAGCAGCAATATCTTCGAGCCACTCTGCAGCTATAGCGTGGAGATCCGGAATCCAGCTGTGCCGCCCTCTGCTATGCTCTTGCTAAAG CTCTACTCCCTGGATCGGTTCAGTTCCAAGCTCGTCCTAATTGGctgggcagctctcaatctcttTGTGGAATCtgggacacacagagcccctgcttCAGATTCCCAGGGGATCCAG GTCTCTCTGAACGAGGGTGCCCACCAGCTTCGCCTTTACCACAGTGGTCCTGCCACGGACCAGCCGTTCTCTGTCGGTGCCCTTACCTCTGCAGGACG GTACGTCCCATGTGCCAGCCTGCTAGTCAGGCTGCTCAAAGCCCCCGTGGACTCCAGCCATCAAACCCTGCAGAGAAGCCTGGTTCCCCAGGCGGACTGGGTCAGACTCGGCCTCTTCCAGCCCAGGCCTGACTATTCAGACGGGATCTATTATTCAGACTCGGTCGTGCCCACCGCCGGAGAGAGGTGCCTCTACAGCGCCATGGGAAACAG GTCTGCAGTGCTAGTTCGGGAGATTGTCCCTCAGCTTGCAGGAAACAAAGGCCTGGAGCTGAATACAGATGAGGAGATCTCTGCTTGGATCAACGAGAAACTGACCAGGATGACGGACAGCAGCCCTCAGCCTTTCAACCTCACCTATGTTTCTCGATACCTCCCTACGTACGGCATTAAG TTTGCCGTGGATGGTGCCAAGAATCTACCCTGGTCTGGTTTGACAGTGGCTCATTTCTGCTTCAATCCCCCTGGGGCCTTTTACTTTGGGAGACCCTGGCTAAAATATGATCGTCCTGTCTTTGTGGAGGAGCTTGACCTTGACAGCTACCAGCGATGGCCTGTGTGGCTGGATGGATTCAAG TCCTTTCCTCAGAGGATTTACAATGAGTATCTAACGGTGATTATCCACCTGTACGAAGTCCTGGTGaatgctgagccagacactctggGCAAAGAGGCAGCCACCAGGCCTGTGCCGAAAGGGATCATGAGGAAAGAGTGCGAAAGGCTGCGCTGCGTACTGGGGAGGGAAGCGTGGGCTGTTCTCCAAGTGTTCTCTAGTGGCTACTGCAACACTGATGTTTATCAGCTGCCTCTGTACCAGGGAGCTCCGAGCCAG AACATTGTGATCTCCTTCTCCCAAGGGACGTGTGCCAGCGTTACGCAGGGGCTGGTGGACAAGAAAGTG ATTCAGTTGGTAAAAGGGGCATCTGTGGTTGTCCGTATAGCAGATGGCAGGCGGGATGAAGAGCTTAGCCTGCCCCCGAAACAG GGTATCAATCAGTCCTACCTCCCCAAGGAAGGCATAGAGTTTTACAAGGAGCCGCCAGGTGGTGCTAAAGTTACAGATCTGATGCCACAGGAGAAGGCAGAAACCCAGCAAGAG